A stretch of the Pirellulales bacterium genome encodes the following:
- a CDS encoding dihydropteroate synthase — SNYRLFVEGGELHIISAGLHLSGTDPFALLAQLQQLPDRPLDASHAFYLGYELAKARTALTLGKDYRQDQALDWGFLTVTEQSHQGRRRSQGTSAAGEPDAAAE; from the coding sequence TCGAACTACCGCCTGTTTGTCGAGGGTGGCGAACTGCACATTATCAGCGCGGGCCTGCACCTCAGCGGGACAGATCCGTTCGCCCTTTTGGCTCAGTTGCAGCAGCTACCTGACCGCCCGCTGGACGCCAGTCATGCATTCTATCTGGGCTATGAATTGGCCAAGGCCCGCACGGCGCTGACGCTCGGCAAGGACTACCGCCAGGACCAGGCTCTTGATTGGGGATTCTTGACCGTCACAGAGCAGAGCCATCAAGGGAGACGCCGCTCGCAGGGAACGTCCGCCGCCGGCGAACCAGACGCTGCGGCGGAATAG